From a single Sorghum bicolor cultivar BTx623 chromosome 5, Sorghum_bicolor_NCBIv3, whole genome shotgun sequence genomic region:
- the LOC8070658 gene encoding putative pentatricopeptide repeat-containing protein At3g13770, mitochondrial: MRLRRRYAEFLRRASALPSLPLVASLHAAVLRRGIPALLAASLIQGYSACGDLPSARALFDETPPTLSSRTALAGALSAHGRCAEALALLAVPEAEADDRAVTVLLAACARAGMVAEGRRVFARVPRPALQHYTCMVEMLGRAGEVDEAERLVARMEARPDRVIFAALLAACRVHGRVDVAERVAGLMRRYGIA; the protein is encoded by the coding sequence ATGCGGTTGCGCCGGCGCTACGCGGAATTCCTCCGCCGGGCGTCCGCCCTGCCGTCCCTGCCGCTGGTGGCCTCTCTCCACGCCGCGGTGCTCCGGCGCGGGATCCCCGCCCTCCTCGCGGCGTCCCTCATCCAGGGCTACTCAGCCTGCGGGGACCTCCCCTCCGCGCGCGCCCTGTTCGACGAAACGCCCCCGACGCTCTCGTCCCGCACCGCGCTCGCCGGCGCGCTCTCGGCGCACGGCCGGTGCGCGGAGGCgctggcgctgctcgccgtcccggaggcggaggcggacgaCAGGGCCGTGACGGTGCTCCTGGCGGCGTGCGCGCGCGCCGGGATGGTGGCCGAGGGGAGGCGCGTGTTCGCGAGGGTGCCCCGCCCCGCGCTGCAGCACTACACGTGCATGGTGGAGATGCTGGGACGCGCCGGGGAGGTGGACGAGGCGGAGCGGCTCGTGGCCCGGATGGAGGCGCGCCCCGACAGGGTCATCTTCGCGGCGCTCCTCGCCGCGTGCCGCGTGCACGGCCGCGTCGACGTCGCCGAGCGGGTGGCCGGGCTCATGCGCCGGTATGGCATTGCGTGA
- the LOC8070659 gene encoding digalactosyldiacylglycerol synthase 1, chloroplastic isoform X1 codes for MASFGVDTRPAAAASGGGGGAGTTGEGALSFLSRGLREDLRLIRARAEELETFLSAPVPEPELFARLRRAYSSSASSARTRLDLSAIGKAFEADAWSGARAARWRWEAEEAEEWEPVRMVKARLRELERRTQAQSPSDMLHKLKLSLKSMTFAPETSEDVPPLDLGELLAYFVKQSVPLFDQLGIKRDVCDKLVESLCSKRKDHPAYRFLSESEPSSLRNDNVGDELDLRIASVLQSTGHHYEGGFWSDGPKSDISGKRHVAIVTTASLPWMTGTAVNPLFRAAYLAKSSKQDVTLVVPWLCKSDQELVYPNSMTFSSPQEQETYMRNWLEERVGFKTDFKISFYPGKFQKERRSIIPAGDTSQFIPSKEADIAILEEPEHLNWYHHGKRWTDKFNHVVGVVHTNYLEYIKREKNGAIQAFFVKHINNLVARAYCHKILRLSGATQDLPKSMICNVHGVNPKFLEVGERIAAERESGQQSFSKGAYFLGKMVWAKGYRELIDLFAKHKSDLEGFKLDIYGNGEDSHEVQSAARKLNLNLNFHKGRDHADDSLHGYKVFINPSISDVLCTATAEALAMGKFVVCADHPSNDFFRSFPNCLTYKTSEDFVARVKEAMTRDPQPLTPEQRYDLSWEAATQRFMEHSELDKVLNSDSSSECTSSVTTESGKSRDTRMRRSASAPNMSDVVDGGLAFVHYCFTGSELLRLSTGAVPGTRDYNKQHSLDLHLPPPQVQNPVYGW; via the exons ATGGCCAGCTTCGGCGTCGACACCCGCCcggccgccgcggcctccggcggcggtggcggagcGGGGACGACGGGTGAAGGTGCGCTCTCGTTCCTCTCCCGCGGGCTGCGGGAGGACCTCCGCCTCATCCGGGCGCGGGCCGAGGAGCTCGAGACGTTCCTGAGCGCGCCGGTGCCGGAGCCCGAGCTGTTCGCGCGCCTCCGCCGCGCCTACTCGTCCTCGGCGTCCTCGGCGCGGACGCGGCTGGACCTGTCCGCGATCGGGAAGGCGTTCGAGGCCGACGCGTGGAGTGGCGCCAGGGCCGCCAGGTGGAGGTGGGAGGCGGAGGAGGCCGAGGAGTGGGAGCCCGTCAGGATGGTCAAGGCACGCCTCAGGGAGCTCGAGCGGAGGACGCAGGCCCAGTCGCCCAGCGACATGCTGCACAAGCTCAAGCTCAGCTTG AAATCTATGACCTTTGCGCCTGAAACATCTGAG GATGTTCCACCACTGGATTTAGGAGAACTTCTTGCTTATTTTGTAAAACAATCTGTACCACTATTTGACCAACTTGGTATAAAAAGAG ATGTATGTGACAAGTTGGTGGAGTCTCTATGCAGCAAGCGCAAGGACCACCCTGCATATAGGTTCTTGTCAGAAAGTGAACCATCTTCATTGAGAAATGACAATGTTGGGGATGAACTCGACCTAAGAATAGCTAGTGTCCTACAGAGTACAGGACACCATTATGAAGGTGGATTTTGGAGTGATGGCCCTAAGTCTGACATATCTGGCAAGAGACATGTTGCCATAGTCACCACTGCCAGTCTTCCCTGGATGACTGGAACGGCTGTGAATCCTTTGTTTCGAGCTGCATACTTGGCTAAATCTTCCAAGCAAGATGTAACTTTGGTAGTGCCCTGGCTTTGTAAGTCGGATCAAGAACTTGTGTACCCCAATAGCATGACTTTTAGTtcaccacaagagcaagaaacttATATGAGGAATTGGCTGGAGGAAAGAGTTGGTTTCAAGACAGACTTCAAAATATCGTTTTATCCTGGAAAG TTTCAAAAAGAAAGGAGAAGCATAATTCCCGCTGGGGACACTTCACAGTTTATACCATCAAAGGAAGCTGATATTGCAATCTTGGAAGAGCCCGAGCACCTCAACTGGTATCATCATGGGAAACGTTGGACAGACAAATTCAATCATGTGGTCGGTGTAGTGCATACAAATTATTTGGAGTACATCAAGAGGGAGAAGAATGGTGCTATTCAGGCCTTTTTCGTTAAGCATATTAATAACCTGGTCGCCAGAGCTTATTGCCATAAG ATTTTGCGGCTGTCTGGTGCTACTCAAGATCTGCCCAAGTCGATGATCTGCAATGTGCATGGTGTGAACCCAAAGTTTCTGGAGGTCGGAGAGAGGATAGCAGCAGAGCGGGAGTCTGGCCAGCAATCCTTCTCTAAAGGAGCTTATTTTCTGGGGAAGATGGTATGGGCCAAGGGTTACAGAGAGTTAATAGATTTGTTCGCAAAGCACAAGAGTGATTTGGAAGGCTTCAAGCTGGACATCTATGGGAACGGCGAGGATTCACACGAGGTGCAATCGGCTGCCAGGAAGTTGAATCTGAACCTCAACTTTCATAAAGGCCGGGACCATGCTGATGATTCTCTTCATGG GTACAAGGTTTTCATAAACCCGAGCATCAGCGACGTCCTCTGCACCGCGACCGCGGAGGCGCTAGCGATGGGCAAGTTTGTGGTGTGCGCCGACCATCCATCCAACGACTTCTTCCGGTCGTTCCCCAACTGCCTGACCTACAAAACATCCGAGGACTTCGTCGCCAGAGTGAAGGAAGCCATGACGCGCGACCCGCAGCCGCTGACCCCCGAGCAGCGGTACGACCTGTCCTGGGAGGCCGCCACCCAGCGGTTCATGGAGCACTCCGAGCTCGACAAGGTCCTGAACAGCGACAGCAGCAGCGAATGCACCAGCTCCGTCACCACTGAATCCGGCAAGAGCAGGGACACAAGGATGAGGAGATCCGCCTCGGCGCCGAACATGTCGGACGTCGTGGACGGTGGCCTGGCGTTCGTGCACTACTGCTTCACCGGCAGCGAGCTCCTGAGGCTGTCGACGGGCGCCGTCCCCGGAACCCGGGACTACAACAAGCAGCATAgcttggacctccacctcccacCGCCCCAGGTACAGAACCCGGTCTACGGCTGGTAG
- the LOC8070659 gene encoding digalactosyldiacylglycerol synthase 1, chloroplastic isoform X2 — MTFAPETSEDVPPLDLGELLAYFVKQSVPLFDQLGIKRDVCDKLVESLCSKRKDHPAYRFLSESEPSSLRNDNVGDELDLRIASVLQSTGHHYEGGFWSDGPKSDISGKRHVAIVTTASLPWMTGTAVNPLFRAAYLAKSSKQDVTLVVPWLCKSDQELVYPNSMTFSSPQEQETYMRNWLEERVGFKTDFKISFYPGKFQKERRSIIPAGDTSQFIPSKEADIAILEEPEHLNWYHHGKRWTDKFNHVVGVVHTNYLEYIKREKNGAIQAFFVKHINNLVARAYCHKILRLSGATQDLPKSMICNVHGVNPKFLEVGERIAAERESGQQSFSKGAYFLGKMVWAKGYRELIDLFAKHKSDLEGFKLDIYGNGEDSHEVQSAARKLNLNLNFHKGRDHADDSLHGYKVFINPSISDVLCTATAEALAMGKFVVCADHPSNDFFRSFPNCLTYKTSEDFVARVKEAMTRDPQPLTPEQRYDLSWEAATQRFMEHSELDKVLNSDSSSECTSSVTTESGKSRDTRMRRSASAPNMSDVVDGGLAFVHYCFTGSELLRLSTGAVPGTRDYNKQHSLDLHLPPPQVQNPVYGW; from the exons ATGACCTTTGCGCCTGAAACATCTGAG GATGTTCCACCACTGGATTTAGGAGAACTTCTTGCTTATTTTGTAAAACAATCTGTACCACTATTTGACCAACTTGGTATAAAAAGAG ATGTATGTGACAAGTTGGTGGAGTCTCTATGCAGCAAGCGCAAGGACCACCCTGCATATAGGTTCTTGTCAGAAAGTGAACCATCTTCATTGAGAAATGACAATGTTGGGGATGAACTCGACCTAAGAATAGCTAGTGTCCTACAGAGTACAGGACACCATTATGAAGGTGGATTTTGGAGTGATGGCCCTAAGTCTGACATATCTGGCAAGAGACATGTTGCCATAGTCACCACTGCCAGTCTTCCCTGGATGACTGGAACGGCTGTGAATCCTTTGTTTCGAGCTGCATACTTGGCTAAATCTTCCAAGCAAGATGTAACTTTGGTAGTGCCCTGGCTTTGTAAGTCGGATCAAGAACTTGTGTACCCCAATAGCATGACTTTTAGTtcaccacaagagcaagaaacttATATGAGGAATTGGCTGGAGGAAAGAGTTGGTTTCAAGACAGACTTCAAAATATCGTTTTATCCTGGAAAG TTTCAAAAAGAAAGGAGAAGCATAATTCCCGCTGGGGACACTTCACAGTTTATACCATCAAAGGAAGCTGATATTGCAATCTTGGAAGAGCCCGAGCACCTCAACTGGTATCATCATGGGAAACGTTGGACAGACAAATTCAATCATGTGGTCGGTGTAGTGCATACAAATTATTTGGAGTACATCAAGAGGGAGAAGAATGGTGCTATTCAGGCCTTTTTCGTTAAGCATATTAATAACCTGGTCGCCAGAGCTTATTGCCATAAG ATTTTGCGGCTGTCTGGTGCTACTCAAGATCTGCCCAAGTCGATGATCTGCAATGTGCATGGTGTGAACCCAAAGTTTCTGGAGGTCGGAGAGAGGATAGCAGCAGAGCGGGAGTCTGGCCAGCAATCCTTCTCTAAAGGAGCTTATTTTCTGGGGAAGATGGTATGGGCCAAGGGTTACAGAGAGTTAATAGATTTGTTCGCAAAGCACAAGAGTGATTTGGAAGGCTTCAAGCTGGACATCTATGGGAACGGCGAGGATTCACACGAGGTGCAATCGGCTGCCAGGAAGTTGAATCTGAACCTCAACTTTCATAAAGGCCGGGACCATGCTGATGATTCTCTTCATGG GTACAAGGTTTTCATAAACCCGAGCATCAGCGACGTCCTCTGCACCGCGACCGCGGAGGCGCTAGCGATGGGCAAGTTTGTGGTGTGCGCCGACCATCCATCCAACGACTTCTTCCGGTCGTTCCCCAACTGCCTGACCTACAAAACATCCGAGGACTTCGTCGCCAGAGTGAAGGAAGCCATGACGCGCGACCCGCAGCCGCTGACCCCCGAGCAGCGGTACGACCTGTCCTGGGAGGCCGCCACCCAGCGGTTCATGGAGCACTCCGAGCTCGACAAGGTCCTGAACAGCGACAGCAGCAGCGAATGCACCAGCTCCGTCACCACTGAATCCGGCAAGAGCAGGGACACAAGGATGAGGAGATCCGCCTCGGCGCCGAACATGTCGGACGTCGTGGACGGTGGCCTGGCGTTCGTGCACTACTGCTTCACCGGCAGCGAGCTCCTGAGGCTGTCGACGGGCGCCGTCCCCGGAACCCGGGACTACAACAAGCAGCATAgcttggacctccacctcccacCGCCCCAGGTACAGAACCCGGTCTACGGCTGGTAG
- the LOC8070660 gene encoding transcription factor LHW isoform X1 — protein sequence MAVGDALRRLCEEIGWSYAVFWKAIGAADPVHLVREDGYCGHTSCPVGSEPSESLPSDAAGCSAPAADTICSLVNNVMASQVHVVGQGTVGRAAFSGNHQWIVHGTANGHGLSSEVAAEMNNQLRVGIQTIAIIPVLPRGVLQLGSTGLVMENTNFVMFAKKLCSQLNNRSSMAVSASAKNGSSQHGQSRPDTATVSTSTPPHALLNASLLKVVQQNGHPVREHTVYAKPDLRFLQQASFCESQFGRNLWSVGMNSSLTSPSLTSVKNHSLLMNNIGQLQLNNNAHSSADLAMARDIILKSLVRQDSSVCENTNMNMHHGRYVVSNDINGPGNFDFLPVGARASRANLSTSVSSQILDHASGTLQQKQSLVPFKVPQSSELAKKMESPESRPFQTPSVRTSESDGQVSNSFNMDQENLLSRSNNVRQDQKINRFSDPSANVSTQRMKNRDGCEAGMPVERASSLLVEPAADNDLFDMFGSEFHQFSHNVGADLVTWSGTESQNSDRDVPESSIYLNSSPLFSSLDNELHYSGILSLTDTDQLLDAVISNVNPSGKQCTDDSASCKTALTDVPSTSHLGSVDLKRCESSGMPSMLIKHELAQFVKQPCLFDKSEEACLSQNNGMHKSQIRLWIESGQNMKCESASASNSKGLDTPSKANRKRSRQGESPKPRPKDRQLIQDRIKELRELVPNGAKCSIDGLLEKTVKHMLFLQSVTKNADKLKDSTESKILGSENGPLWKDYFEGGATWAFDVGSQSMTCPIIVEDLDRPRQMLVEMLCEDRGIFLEIADFIKGLGLTILRGVMEMRKSKIWARFTVEANRDVTRMEIFLSLVRLLEPNCDGSGAAENANNMNMPLGLVRQPVIPATGRIQ from the exons ATGGCGGTCGGGGACGCGCTGCGACGGCTGTGCGAGGAGATCGGCTGGTCCTACGCCGTCTTCTGGAAGGCCATCGGCGCCGCCGACCCCGT GCATTTGGTTCGGGAGGACGGCTACTGTGGCCACACGTCATGCCCTGTCGGATCTGAGCCTTCTGAATCTCTGCCCAGCGACGCCGCCGGGTgctctgctcctgctgctgacaCCATCTGCTCGCTTGTTAACAACGTTATGGCGTCGCAGGTTCATGTCGTCGGACAAGG GACCGTAGGCCGTGCCGCGTTCAGTGGCAATCACCAATGGATCGTCCACGGTACTGCCAATGGTCACGGGCTCTCCTCCGAG GTTGCTGCTGAGATGAACAATCAGTTAAGAGTTGGCATTCAG ACTATTGCGATCATTCCTGTCCTGCCACGGGGTGTCCTACAATTAGGATCTACTGGTTTG GTTATGGAAAAcacaaattttgtgatgtttGCAAAGAAGTTGTGTTCTCAGCTAAACAACCGTTCAAGCATGGCTGTATCTGCTTCAGCTAAGAACGGTTCAAGTCAGCATGGTCAGTCGCGTCCTGATACTGCAACTGTGTCAACTAGCACACCGCCACATGCATTGCTGAATGCATCTTTGCTTAAGGTTGTGCAACAGAATGGTCACCCTGTTAGAGAGCACACTGTCTATGCTAAGCCTGATCTTCGGTTTCTACAACAAGCATCCTTCTGCGAGAGCCAATTTGGAAGAAATTTATGGAGTGTTGGTATGAACTCAAGTTTGACCTCCCCAAGCTTGACATCAGTTAAAAATCATTCACTCTTGATGAACAACATTGGGCAGTTACAGTTGAATAATAATGCACATTCATCAGCAGATTTAGCAATGGCAAGAGATATAATATTAAAATCCCTTGTGCGCCAGGACTCTTCTGTCTGTGAAAATACAAACATGAATATGCACCATGGAAGATATGTGGTATCCAATGATATAAATGGTCCTGGGAATTTTGATTTTCTCCCTGTAGGTGCCAGAGCAAGCAGAGCCAACTTATCTACCAGTGTATCGAGTCAAATATTGGATCACGCATCAGGAACATTGCAGCAAAAACAGTCTCTAGTTCCGTTCAAGGTTCCCCAATCTTCTGAATTggctaagaaaatggagagcccTGAAAGTAGGCCATTTCAAACTCCTTCAGTTCGAACTTCTGAATCTGATGGTCAGGTTTCTAACAGTTTCAACATGGATCAAGAGAATCTATTGAGTAGGTCAAACAATGTCCGACAAGACCAAAAGATTAATAGATTTAGTGATCCAAGTGCTAATGTCAGCACACAGAGAATGAAGAACAGGGATGGATGTGAGGCAGGAATGCCTGTTGAGAGAGCTTCCTCGTTGCTCGTGGAGCCTGCTGCAGATAATGActtgtttgatatgtttggttcTGAATTTCATCagttctcccacaatgttggtGCTGATTTGGTCACCTGGAGCGGTACAGAGTCTCAGAATTCAGATAGAGATGTCCCTGAATCATCAATATATCTCAATAGCTCACCCCTTTTCAGTTCACTAGACAATGAGCTTCACTATTCTGGTATCTTATCACTAACTGATACTGATCAGCTATTGGATGCTGTCATCTCAAATGTCAATCCAAGTGGTAAACAGTGTACTGATGATAGTGCTTCTTGCAAGACTGCATTGACGGATGTTCCTAGCACATCTCATCTTGGTTCAGTAGACTTGAAGAGATGTGAGTCCTCCGGCATGCCTTCCATGCTAATTAAGCACGAATTGGCACAGTTTGTTAAACAGCCATGTCTCTTTGATAAATCTGAGGAGGCCTGTCTTTCCCAAAATAATGGAATGCACAAATCTCAGATACGTCTTTGGATTGAGAGCGGTCAGAACATGAAATGTGAAAGTGCTTCAGCTTCTAATAGCAAAGGTCTTGATACACCAAGCAAGGCAAATCGCAAGAGATCTCGACAAGGAGAAAGTCCTAAGCCACGGCCTAAGGACCGGCAACTGATACAGGACCGTATTAAAGAGCTACGTGAGCTTGTACCGAATGGGGCAAAG TGTAGCATTGATGGTTTGTTGGAGAAGACAGTTAAGCACATGCTTTTCTTACAAAGTGTGACGAAGAATGcagacaagctcaaggactctaCTGAGTCTAAG ATACTTGGTAGTGAAAATGGCCCCCTTTGGAAAGACTACTTTGAAGGTGGGGCAACCTGGGCTTTTGATGTCGGCTCTCAGTCTATGACATGTCCAATCATTGTTGAGGATCTTGACCGACCTCGTCAGATGCTTGTGGAG ATGCTTTGCGAAGATAGAGGAATCTTCTTGGAGATAGCTGATTTCATCAAAGGACTTGGATTGACTATCTTGAGGGGTGTGATGGAAATGCGCAAAAGTAAAATCTGGGCAAGATTTACTGTTGAG GCGAACCGGGACGTAACCAGAATGGAAATCTTTCTATCACTTGTGCGCTTGTTAGAGCCAAATTGTGACGGCAGTGGAGCTGCAGAGAACGCTAACAACATGAACATGCCTCTTGGTTTGGTGCGCCAACCTGTCATCCCAGCAACAGGCCGCATCCAATGA
- the LOC8070660 gene encoding transcription factor LHW isoform X2, with translation MGISELKIEQFPANFRFLRHLVREDGYCGHTSCPVGSEPSESLPSDAAGCSAPAADTICSLVNNVMASQVHVVGQGTVGRAAFSGNHQWIVHGTANGHGLSSEVAAEMNNQLRVGIQTIAIIPVLPRGVLQLGSTGLVMENTNFVMFAKKLCSQLNNRSSMAVSASAKNGSSQHGQSRPDTATVSTSTPPHALLNASLLKVVQQNGHPVREHTVYAKPDLRFLQQASFCESQFGRNLWSVGMNSSLTSPSLTSVKNHSLLMNNIGQLQLNNNAHSSADLAMARDIILKSLVRQDSSVCENTNMNMHHGRYVVSNDINGPGNFDFLPVGARASRANLSTSVSSQILDHASGTLQQKQSLVPFKVPQSSELAKKMESPESRPFQTPSVRTSESDGQVSNSFNMDQENLLSRSNNVRQDQKINRFSDPSANVSTQRMKNRDGCEAGMPVERASSLLVEPAADNDLFDMFGSEFHQFSHNVGADLVTWSGTESQNSDRDVPESSIYLNSSPLFSSLDNELHYSGILSLTDTDQLLDAVISNVNPSGKQCTDDSASCKTALTDVPSTSHLGSVDLKRCESSGMPSMLIKHELAQFVKQPCLFDKSEEACLSQNNGMHKSQIRLWIESGQNMKCESASASNSKGLDTPSKANRKRSRQGESPKPRPKDRQLIQDRIKELRELVPNGAKCSIDGLLEKTVKHMLFLQSVTKNADKLKDSTESKILGSENGPLWKDYFEGGATWAFDVGSQSMTCPIIVEDLDRPRQMLVEMLCEDRGIFLEIADFIKGLGLTILRGVMEMRKSKIWARFTVEANRDVTRMEIFLSLVRLLEPNCDGSGAAENANNMNMPLGLVRQPVIPATGRIQ, from the exons ATGGGAATATCTGAGCTCAAAATCGAACAATTTCCTGCAAATTTCAGATTCCTAAG GCATTTGGTTCGGGAGGACGGCTACTGTGGCCACACGTCATGCCCTGTCGGATCTGAGCCTTCTGAATCTCTGCCCAGCGACGCCGCCGGGTgctctgctcctgctgctgacaCCATCTGCTCGCTTGTTAACAACGTTATGGCGTCGCAGGTTCATGTCGTCGGACAAGG GACCGTAGGCCGTGCCGCGTTCAGTGGCAATCACCAATGGATCGTCCACGGTACTGCCAATGGTCACGGGCTCTCCTCCGAG GTTGCTGCTGAGATGAACAATCAGTTAAGAGTTGGCATTCAG ACTATTGCGATCATTCCTGTCCTGCCACGGGGTGTCCTACAATTAGGATCTACTGGTTTG GTTATGGAAAAcacaaattttgtgatgtttGCAAAGAAGTTGTGTTCTCAGCTAAACAACCGTTCAAGCATGGCTGTATCTGCTTCAGCTAAGAACGGTTCAAGTCAGCATGGTCAGTCGCGTCCTGATACTGCAACTGTGTCAACTAGCACACCGCCACATGCATTGCTGAATGCATCTTTGCTTAAGGTTGTGCAACAGAATGGTCACCCTGTTAGAGAGCACACTGTCTATGCTAAGCCTGATCTTCGGTTTCTACAACAAGCATCCTTCTGCGAGAGCCAATTTGGAAGAAATTTATGGAGTGTTGGTATGAACTCAAGTTTGACCTCCCCAAGCTTGACATCAGTTAAAAATCATTCACTCTTGATGAACAACATTGGGCAGTTACAGTTGAATAATAATGCACATTCATCAGCAGATTTAGCAATGGCAAGAGATATAATATTAAAATCCCTTGTGCGCCAGGACTCTTCTGTCTGTGAAAATACAAACATGAATATGCACCATGGAAGATATGTGGTATCCAATGATATAAATGGTCCTGGGAATTTTGATTTTCTCCCTGTAGGTGCCAGAGCAAGCAGAGCCAACTTATCTACCAGTGTATCGAGTCAAATATTGGATCACGCATCAGGAACATTGCAGCAAAAACAGTCTCTAGTTCCGTTCAAGGTTCCCCAATCTTCTGAATTggctaagaaaatggagagcccTGAAAGTAGGCCATTTCAAACTCCTTCAGTTCGAACTTCTGAATCTGATGGTCAGGTTTCTAACAGTTTCAACATGGATCAAGAGAATCTATTGAGTAGGTCAAACAATGTCCGACAAGACCAAAAGATTAATAGATTTAGTGATCCAAGTGCTAATGTCAGCACACAGAGAATGAAGAACAGGGATGGATGTGAGGCAGGAATGCCTGTTGAGAGAGCTTCCTCGTTGCTCGTGGAGCCTGCTGCAGATAATGActtgtttgatatgtttggttcTGAATTTCATCagttctcccacaatgttggtGCTGATTTGGTCACCTGGAGCGGTACAGAGTCTCAGAATTCAGATAGAGATGTCCCTGAATCATCAATATATCTCAATAGCTCACCCCTTTTCAGTTCACTAGACAATGAGCTTCACTATTCTGGTATCTTATCACTAACTGATACTGATCAGCTATTGGATGCTGTCATCTCAAATGTCAATCCAAGTGGTAAACAGTGTACTGATGATAGTGCTTCTTGCAAGACTGCATTGACGGATGTTCCTAGCACATCTCATCTTGGTTCAGTAGACTTGAAGAGATGTGAGTCCTCCGGCATGCCTTCCATGCTAATTAAGCACGAATTGGCACAGTTTGTTAAACAGCCATGTCTCTTTGATAAATCTGAGGAGGCCTGTCTTTCCCAAAATAATGGAATGCACAAATCTCAGATACGTCTTTGGATTGAGAGCGGTCAGAACATGAAATGTGAAAGTGCTTCAGCTTCTAATAGCAAAGGTCTTGATACACCAAGCAAGGCAAATCGCAAGAGATCTCGACAAGGAGAAAGTCCTAAGCCACGGCCTAAGGACCGGCAACTGATACAGGACCGTATTAAAGAGCTACGTGAGCTTGTACCGAATGGGGCAAAG TGTAGCATTGATGGTTTGTTGGAGAAGACAGTTAAGCACATGCTTTTCTTACAAAGTGTGACGAAGAATGcagacaagctcaaggactctaCTGAGTCTAAG ATACTTGGTAGTGAAAATGGCCCCCTTTGGAAAGACTACTTTGAAGGTGGGGCAACCTGGGCTTTTGATGTCGGCTCTCAGTCTATGACATGTCCAATCATTGTTGAGGATCTTGACCGACCTCGTCAGATGCTTGTGGAG ATGCTTTGCGAAGATAGAGGAATCTTCTTGGAGATAGCTGATTTCATCAAAGGACTTGGATTGACTATCTTGAGGGGTGTGATGGAAATGCGCAAAAGTAAAATCTGGGCAAGATTTACTGTTGAG GCGAACCGGGACGTAACCAGAATGGAAATCTTTCTATCACTTGTGCGCTTGTTAGAGCCAAATTGTGACGGCAGTGGAGCTGCAGAGAACGCTAACAACATGAACATGCCTCTTGGTTTGGTGCGCCAACCTGTCATCCCAGCAACAGGCCGCATCCAATGA